The following proteins are encoded in a genomic region of Cryptomeria japonica chromosome 11, Sugi_1.0, whole genome shotgun sequence:
- the LOC131050679 gene encoding uncharacterized protein LOC131050679 → MSSAQFFQMEIEVPEEARALIIGKGGQKIKTFRSSAGISLARLLPSGKFQIRGDSREAVLGIFTSVKHLISRAVASKCTGYFPQFYRTCFCKSVDKPLLAVDRFSFENYTGEISFIPENDRQHLCFKSGEEMTSASSSDDDNLAAAFSSKMSIYTDFLPHWGFSAYKSDLLACFEDQHMMRNVKMIVRFGKELFHGRGYQELLDGGFVSLSNLQQLCRTKILKRGFSNVCSEVAVNNVKLHLESLDYVKVSSRMKISIHVADRGEKPLRMFNISVRYIGEQGFVHNTEVQRILASKDYFQVLDVDLEASADNVQKAYRKCLLKIEFHAGDLAAAEKAKKSAKEASDCLMNALQRERYLKFFYSPSQLNPFVTLSLSPVKAEISRVRMEPKRHGFVTFCREGQDATDFRLGVMSHGREMERQEDMVKWMEDAWANRTPDQRLVFNTASRYEVTNLRYKETETYVTEDFKFRIANVSEVEGETERKRRECALTSRWSKWNNGMGDNMDCMVTNDVVSLVKEAFKFSQLMTPH, encoded by the exons ATGAGCTCTGCACAGTTCTTTCAAATGGAAATTGAGGTTCCCGAAGAAGCAAGGGCACTGATCATTGGGAAAGGAGGGCAAAAGATCAAAACATTTCGATCATCAGCTGGCATTTCTTTAGCTAGGCTTCTGCCCTCTGGCAAATTTCAAATTCGTGGAGATTCCAGAGAAGCTGTGCTTGGAATCTTTACCTCCGTTAAACATCTGATAAGCCGTGCTGTTGCGAGCAAATGCACGGGATACTTCCCTCAATTTTACCGCACTTGTTTTTGTAAATCTGTTGACAAACCCCTGCTTGCCGTCGACAGATTCTCCTTTGAAAATTACACAGGTGAAATTTCATTCATTCCTGAGAACGACAGACAGCATTTGTGTTTCAAGAGTGGAGAAGAGATGACATCAGCTTCGTCTTCTGATGATGATAATCTGGCGGCTGCATTTTCCAGCAAAATGTCAATTTACACAGATTTTCTCCCGCATTGGGGCTTTTCAGCTTATAAATCAGATCTGCTAGCGTGCTTTGAGGATCAGCACATGATGCGAAACGTCAAGATGATCGTCAGATTCGGCAAAGAACTCTTCCACGGCCGCGGCTACCAAGAATTGTTGGACGGGGGTTTCGTTTCGCTTTCCAATTTACAGCAACTTTGCAGAACAAAGATCTTAAAACGCGGATTCTCCAACGTTTGTTCAGAAGTCGCCGTAAATAATGTCAAGCTTCACCTGGAAAGCCTTGACTACGTGAAGGTTTCCTCACGGATGAAAATCAGTATTCACGTCGCAGATCGGGGAGAGAAGCCGCTCCGGATGTTTAATATCTCAGTGCGTTACATCGGAGAGCAAGGTTTTGTGCACAACACTGAAGTGCAACGAATCCTTGCTTCAAAAGACTATTTCCAG GTACTGGATGTGGATTTGGAAGCATCTGCTGACAATGTACAGAAAGCCTACCGAAAATGTCTGTTAAAGATCGAGTTTCATGCAGGCGATCTGGCCGCCGCCGAAAAGGCCAAGAAATCGGCCAAGGAAGCCTCAGATTGCTTGATGAATGCTCTGCAGCGAGAAAGGTATCTCAAATTTTTTTATTCACCTAGCCAGTTAAATCCATTTGTCACTCTTTCTCTGTCTCCTGTGAAGGCGGAGATCAGTAGGGTTCGGATGGAGCCGAAGAGACACGGTTTCGTCACCTTCTGTAGAGAGGGCCAAGATGCAACTGATTTCAGGCTAGGGGTTATGTCGCACGGCAGAGAAATGGAACGACAAGAAGATATGGTAAAATGGATGGAAGATGCATGGGCGAATCGAACCCCTGACCAGCGGCTTGTTTTCAATACCGCCAGTCGGTATGAAGTTACGAATCTACGGTATAAAGAGACGGAGACGTATGTGACGGAGGACTTCAAATTCCGTATCGCAAATGTGAGTGAAGTGGAGGGCGAAACGGAACGGAAGAGACGGGAGTGCGCTCTGACCAGTCGGTGGTCGAAATGGAACAATGGAATGGGTGATAACATGGATTGTATGGTCACCAATGATGTGGTTAGTCTGGTGAAGGAAGCTTTCAAGTTCAGTCAACTCATGACCCCACATTAA